The genomic DNA ATAGGAATTTCTTGGAATTTAATATTTGTTGCACAGACTtgtaattgccaaaaaaaaaaatcaccatggtGTTTTTGCCCTTTCAAGTGGCAACCTTTATCCTGTGAAGATTATCTCAGAAGAGTCTGGGGGGTGGCGCAGctagatgagcacacatgttacagtgtacaaggaccagtgttggaacctccagtccccacctgcagggggaaagctttgcaagtggtgaagcagggctgcaggtgtgtctctctgtctgtctccctctctatcacccccttccctctcgatttctggctgtctctatccaacaaataaataaagataatttaaaaaacacacacatatcaaaataaaaagtttgTCTCAGAAAGCATGAAGCtgacctctctctgtatctttctgtttgTACTAGGTTGTTCAGCTGGATGTGAGAGGCAACATGGTGAAACTCAACGATGGCTCTCAAATCACCTATGAGAAATGCTTGATTGCAACAGGTGAGACTCTCCAGAGATGactttcttcccaggcacagctcATTCAAGTTCTAGTTGATACAGCCTCGTTTAAACTCAATTATCATCAGTTTTGCTGATttattgattagatagagacagaaaattgagaggagcgggggagataagagagagacacctgcagcactgcttccttgcTTCACGGCTCACaaacactccccaccccccaataaagcttcactcctgcaggtaaggactggggacttgaaccctggtgcttACACAGGGTGACATGTATGTCCAATCACATGCACCGCTGCCTGGCTCTTCACTTAATCTGAAGAAAAGCAAACACCAGACTCTGAGAAGTGAGAGTCTGCTTTCATTCTTTCGGGGTGAAGACCCACTAATCCTCAAcccaatacttaaaaaaaaaaaaaaaagaaaaggttgcctttttcttttccctcctcagCCCTTGCCCTCTGTCTTGTGGCTTCACTGCTAGTTCCAATGAGAAATCATGGGAAGAAACTGAAGCAGTTGCTTAAACAAACCTCTCTGGTGAATCCTGGCAAGAAACTCCAAGAGAATGTGGaagccggggggagggggggggacgaCCTTGGCCATCCACCAGGAGGGCTGGgcctggtggagagagagactcaaCTGAGCTTCTCTCAAAGGAAATTGAGAAAAGCCCGctgtgtggggaggggaaggaaaacagAGCTTTGGCTTCCTGTTGATGCCACTGTGGCCCCAGTGGGAGACACCCTTCCCAGCGCCACCTTTGCAGGGGGGGGGTTGTTTGGCCTGGCTCCTGCTTGTTGTGTTAAAGcagctttccctctgcttctttatttttttgaaattatttatttattaatgagaaggataggaggagagacaggaaagaaccagacatcagtctggtacatgtgctgctggggattgaacttgggacctcatagcttgagagttcaacactttatccactgcaccacctcctgaaccaccacCCCTCTGCTTATTTCTAGGAGGCACTCCAAGAAGTCTGTCTGCTATTGATCGGGCTGGAGCAGAGGTAAAGAGCAGAACGACACTTTTTAGAAAGGTAATGGTCTCTTTCCGTGTTCTGTGTTGTGTGGGTTCTGAAGAGGTAGCACAATCTCGTGGCCCCCAAGTGCCCCCCTGGGAATGAGGTGATCCTGGTTCTATTTACAGCTTTTGTACAGACTTGTTATCTTGTCTTGAACAAGAGGTTTCCCGTCTCTACACCTCAAATACCTCACTCAAGGGTTTTCAGCTCCACAGCGGAGGGAAAAAATGCTTTTCATGCTTTTATTAGCCTTCCAGTTCCAATTGCCCATCCATAGTTATTTCCTGATGCTTTTGAGTCCCTGGAAACCTTTGTAGCCTCTGGCATCTTGCATTGCAAGTGTTATTGTGAAGACTTTGGGACAGAAAAAGAGGAGCTAAGTGGAAAACGAAGGTGGGAGTGCTAGGCTGTGGCACACACAGTCGAGTGCTCATGTTAccgtgcacaaaaacccaggatcaagctcccgtccccacctgcagaagggaagctttacaagctgtgaaacaggactgcaggcatttcactgtctttctccctctctatctcccactcctctctcaacttctctcttgtcttatcaaataaaagaaataggggCCAGTCGgtagcacccctggttgagcacacattacaatgcacaaggaactgagttggagccctggtccccacctgcagggataaagctttgtgagtggtgaagctgtgttgcaggtgtctttctgactctatccctgtcaatcatccccttccctctcgatttctgctgtctctatccaataaataaataaagataataaaaaatcaaataagagaagtaaaaatatttaaagcattTGGGGGGGGTCAGgccgtggtacacctggttgagtgcacatattatagtgtgcaagaacccaggttcaagtccctggtccccacctgcagagaggaaatcttaagaagtggtgaagcagtgctgcaggtatctctctctctccctctctccccctctgcctcccttccatttcagtttctctgtttctatccagaaaatgaatgaataagtaaaacattaaaaaagaattctgtcctatccaacaaaaatgatgacatcaataacaactacaataacaaaaaaagataacaaggtcaacaaaagggaaaataaatttttaaaataattcttatacaaaacttaaagaaaataaaggggggttgcgtcttttttttaactttctttttattttaatatttatttattttcccttttgttgcccatgttttattgttgtagttattattgttgttattctcgtcattgttggataggacagagagaaatggagggaggaggggaagacagagatggggagagaaagatagacacctgtagacctgcttcaccacctgtgaagtgacccccctgcaggtggggagccgggggctcgaacccaggtccttatgccggtccttgtgctttgcgccacgtgcgcttaacccaaggaTTGCTTCTTAACACCATGCTTTGTTCATGGAAAACTGCTGAAATTCCCCACCCGTTCTTGTGGGTATCTGAAAAGATAGCTACCGTTTCTATAAGATCTTGACAGAACATACACTGCCATTTTCAGCAGTGTTGGTATATGGAGCCCAACGATCGCTCACTATAGGGCTGTGTTGTGCTCTGACAATCAGAAATTACTCCAGACTTTTCCCAGTGTCCTCTGGGataagagaaaagggcagaaatgCACCTAGTTAGGAGCCACTGTTGCTAGATGGAATATTATCATTGCAGGAAGGAATTTACGTCAGTAACACAGAGGCTATAATTGACCCATTTCATACAAAGAGTATTGTGTGCAAATCTTGTGCCAGAGACTTAGAGGAGAGGGTTTCCTCTTATCATCCTTTTCCCCTTTGGGAAAATCAATGGACTCTACTGGTATATGATTCCCACAGATTGGAGACTTTAGAACCTTGGAGAAGATTTCCCGGGAAGTCAAGTCTATCACGATTATCGGCGGGGGCTTCCTTGGTAGTGAGCTGGCCTGTGCCCTTGGCAGAAAGGGTGAGTGGGAAGTAAcctcgattttttttttctcctttctggtCTTATTTGCTTTTCAGGGCTCTCACAAATTCCGGATATCAATTTGTCAAGATCAGTAGGTTTATTTACTTCTCTTCTTTACTTCTTAGGATTGACTTTTAGCTTCCTATTAAACCGACTGTTTCTTCTTCCCAGCTCAAGTCCTGGGCACAGAAGTGATCCAGCTCTTCCCGGAGAAAGGAAATATGGGAAAGGTCCTCCCTGAATACCTCAGCAACTGGACCATGGAAAAAGTCCGACGAGGTAGGGTAACGCTTCGCATGCGCTGCCACTCTTTCCTGTGAGTTAGGCCTAAAGCAAAGCCTGCTTCTTCGGAAACCCTGTCAGCATCAAGCCCTACCCTGGCAAGGTGAAATCACCTGACATATGAAATCTTTCTGCCATTCTCCAGTCAGTCAAGCTCATGTAGATGGTGTGAGTCTGAGGTATCACATTCCCTGTAGTATTGACAGTGAACTGTGGATGTAGGTTATTATGGCTCCCCAAGCTTGGCTGTATGTTGATCACTGGTTTTATGATGGCAGCTGTCTCTAGTCAGCTTTCCTGCCTTCGTGAAGGTGGTGAACTCAGGCTGGTCTTGTTTGCATTTACAGAGGGGGTGAAGGTGATGCCCGATGCTATTGTGCAATCGGTTGGAGTCAGCGGTGGCAAGTTACTCATCAAGCTGAAAGATGGTCGGAAGGTGAGGTGGGGAACCAGGCTGCTAGAACAAcgttctgccttctcctccttcctttcctcattCCTAGTCCTTTATTTGTTACCGGTCAACTAAGTCTCTTGGTGCCCACCATGAACCTGTCATAATTTTTTGAATGGGCTATTTTGCCATTAAAATAGAGAATGCTGAGAGTTATTGTGGGgggccggttaagcgcacacattacaatgtacaaggacccgggttcaagcctctagtccccacctgcagcgggaagcttcacaagtagtgaaacagtgctcaggtgtctctctatctctctccctcttaatttctccctcccctctcagtttctctgtctctattcaaaatagaaaaataaagtttaaaaacaaaagagctATTGTGATGTGGACCAGTTTCCCCTAACCCCTCCCTAGCTGTCTCACCTATTTTTGAGGTCTTAACCCAAGTGGTAGATTTCTATTTTGCTAATGTAGGGTCTGTGTGTGGAGGTAGGGACTTTATGTAATAGAATTTACAGTCTATTTACCAGAGGtaaattcagaatttttttttttggcaacacacacacacgaaaaagacccagagcatcactctggcacatgtgctacctgggatcaaactcaggacctcatccctGAGACTCCAATACTTTATCTTCTGCACTACTTCCCATATCACAAAGCtcacatcattttaaaaaatattttatatatttaatgagagagagagagagaatatgaatgaatgagaatgtccagagcactgctcagctctgccttatgatggtgctagggattgaacctgagatcttaaaACCTCAgttatgaaagccttttgcacagtggataaagcacgggactttcatgcatgaaaatcttttgcagaaccaatatGCTGCCTCCCTCACCCAAAACTCACATTCTTAACAACTATAACTACAGTTGCTATATCCATAAAAGTACATgtatggagtcgggcagtagcacagcgggttaagcgtacatggcgcaaagcacaaggaccagcataaggatcccagttcaaggccccggctccccacctgcaggggagtcacttcacaggcggtgaagcaggtctgcaggtgtctctctttctctccccctctctgtcttcctcatcccctctccacctctttctgtcttaacaatgacgacatcaataacaacaacaataataactacaacaacaataaaaagacaaccagggcaacaaaagggaaaataaatatttttttaaaaaagaaaatctttaattaaaaaaaaaagtccatgtaAACTGTGGTGATTGagttattcttctttttctcctcaggTAGAAACTGACCACATAGTGACAGCTGTGGGCTTAGAGCCCAATGTTGAGTTGGCCAAGACTGGTGGACTGGAGATAGATTCCGATTTTGGTGGCTTCCGGGTGAATGCAGAGCTCCAAGCGCGCTCTAACATCTGGGTGGTAAGTGCTTCAGCACCATGGGGTGCAGTTCCTTATACCTGGCCTGTGAGCTCAGCAGCCTAGTGGTGTCCTGAAGCTCCTTAGCAGGCTATCCAGACAGGGTCAGAGTGTTTGAGACTGAGAGTATAGACAACAGCAACTTGTGAACTGATTGGTAGGATCTCATGTTGCAAGCTGGTGGAGAAGGAAATTAACCGGAGTCAAGCTCTTCCGGGTCCAGCCATCAAACATCACCATGGCTGGCATGTGCATAATTTTCAGTCTGACCTGTTGCCTTTGCCTCTTTTCCTGGGAACGGAAGATGAGGCGGCTTTATAACATTCTCTAGAAAAGAAAGTCACtccattttcattttcctttggcACCGTTTTTAGCTGTTTTCGACAATCTGTTATATCACAAACAGGACTATAGTATGTAGGAGCCATGAGGTAATTTCTTCGTTGTTAGATCATTGTAAGATCATTGTGTTTGATTAAGGACCCTGCAACTAAGGACATAGGAACTTTGAAGGGTGTTTCTCCCTTAgaggttttgtttgcttgttttctcttcttttttttaaaaaaatttttattatctttattttggggtagagacagctagaagttgaaagggaaggggtgatagagagggagagagacagaacctcaccaatcgcaaagctttccccctgcaggtgggaactggaggctcaaacccaggtccttgtgcattgtaacgtgtgttcaactaggtgtgccaccgcccagggattcccccccccctttaagatAAAGtgcaatgtttttttaaaaaaaaaaacagtgaaactgcacgaagcgcaaggaccagagtaaggatcccagtttgagcccccagctccccaactgcaggggagtcacttcacaggtggtgaagcaggtctacaggtgtctatctttctctccaccctctctgtcttcccttcctctccctatttctttctgtcctatctaacaacaacaataaaaaaaaaaaaaaaaagggcaacaaagggggaaaaagtcagTTGCATCTCTATACACTAATAATGAGTTTCACTCCAAATAAAACAGTGAAACTGGTATACGATCAATATAGGAGAAATAGACGAGAAAAATGAATGCAACAAgtacgtgtgtatgtgtgtgtgtgtgtgtgtgtgtgtgtgtgtttaccgcCACAGTTATGGCTGAGATttaatgcctgcacaatgaatccaccacttgtggtggacatttttttcctccacccctttcttttatctgataggacagagagaagttgagaagggaaggaagatagggaaagagacacctacaatactgcttcaccaatttTGATGCTtttctcctacagatggggaccggggacttgaacctagatccttgtgcatggtaactccaccaggtgcacccctacctggcccctctaggcatattttcttttcttcattttttgtgCTCATGAGTTTTGTTGTACAGTCATAGGGAGCATATTATACATAAGTGTtcgtatgttttctttttcacttaacATTGTAATGTAGGTACTTTTCATGTTACTTCATTAAATTTAATGAATGTTCGATATTCAATTGAATTGAGttcatgtcttatttttattttacttttttaaatcttttgtttatttgctattagagaaagagagaaattgagaggggagggggaagggagagagagagagagggagagagagagagagacacctgccgccctgcttcattactggtgaaactttctccctgcaggtggagaccagggcttgaatctgggtccttgagcactgtagtgtgtgcacttaaccaggtgtgccaccgcctggcccccatgttttttgtttttttttttataatcatcTGTCCTGTACCTCTGCTGTGATACTGTACTGCCGTGCACAGCATGGCAGTGAAGACAGTGCTGCATTTTCCTCAGCTATATTTCCCATGGGCAGGGTTCCTGCCAGGGACATTGAGGAGAGACCAGAGTGGAGTTGGGCGGTGTTgcactggcttaagcacacatagtacaaagctcaaggacccactcaaggatcccagttggagcccccggctcaccaacTGCACTTCAAAAGCAGCAaagcaagtctacaagtgtccatctttctctccctctctcaagttACAgtacaatttctttattttattttattatttttttattttattaattttttaccagggcactactcagctctggtgtatggtggtgtgggggattgaacctgggactttggagcctcaggcatgagagtctctttgtataatcattatgttatcaaccttcgccctctctccctctctctgtctaccctccccACTCAgtgtctctattctatcaaataaaaacaaacaaacaaataaatacaaagtgaTCAGAGCAttcctcatctctggcttatggtggtgctgaggatttaacctaggacctcagagcctcaggcatgaaagtcttttgcagaaccattatgctgtttcccctgcccaagaattgtcatttaaaaaaaatggaatcacaactgtttttcttttccttcacagCTGTTTTTGATAGTATAGTATGAATCTGGCTCACAGATGAAAACTTAATTAGCTAGCTGACCTTGAAAGGATTTTCTTTTTGAGGCCAAACATTTTATAGTCTGTctttaacttgattttttttctttattgggggattaatggtttacagtcgacagaaaaatacagtaattggtacatgtgtaacacttctcagtttttcatGTAATACTCTAACCCCTCCACCTAGGCCCTCtgccaccatcatgttccaggacctgaacactccccccaccccacaccccagtgTCCTTTTGGTTCAGCacacctttattttttcttctttttctttttactcataTGCTCACGCAGTGTTTTTGTCTCCAAAGGCAGGAGATGCCGCGTGCTTCTATGATATAAAGTTGGGCAGGAGGCGGGTAGAGCATCATGATCATGCTGTGGTGAGCGGAAGATTGGCTGGAGAGAATATGACCGGAGCTGCTAAGCCGTACTGGCATCAGTCAATGTTCTGGTAATGATTTTATGCCTGGAGAACTCAGCTGGTCAGAGCACAATCCGGGGATTTGTGCTTTGGGTCTACCTCCCTGTAGCTTCATGCAGAGGTTCAGATCATTCAACATCATATGtatgtgttcaggtcctgaataATCTGATAAAAGACTcctgcttgggagtcgggcgatagcacagtgggttaagcgcaggtggtgctaaagcacaaggaccaaagtaagggtcccggttcgagcccctggctcccacctgcaggagagtcacttcacaggaggtaaagcaggtctgcaggtgtctgtctttctctcccgctctctgtctttccctcctctctccatttctctctgtcctatccagcaatgacgacatcaataacagcaacaataatagctaccacccaaaaaaaaaaaaaaggacaacaaaagggaataaataaatattaaaaaataaaaacctccttGATGAATGCATGAAGATGGTCGAAATAGCTCAGCGTTCAAGCCACAGTAGGTGGTACAAAAGGATActctaggggccgggcagtggcgcacccagttaagaggACATGTTACCAAGCCTAAaagcccaggttcgagctccctgttcctcacctatagggagtccagcttcatgaacagtgaagcaggtctgcatgtgtccatctttttcttcctctctctgtctctcagttctctcaatttctctctgtcttatcgaataaaaattagaaaggaggaaaaaaacgtGGCCTCCTGGAGTGGTGGGtacatagtgctgacaccaagccccagcaatatcgctggtggcaatacaaaacacacacacacacacacacacacacaaacacacacacacacacttgggtaTAAGCagcaacatatttttttaaaaaaaaggtataagataatggggtataattctataccgttcctaccaccaggaTTCTGTATAGCCATGCTccaccattggaaactgcagtcgggccaggcagtggtgcacctggttgagcacacatgttacagtgcacaaggacccggttttaagcccctagttcccacctgcagggaaaagtttcatgagtggtgaagtaaggctgctggtgtctctgtctctctccctctctatcaacccctttctctccccatttctggctgtctccaataaataaagataataccaaaagaaaaaaatttttaaagattttgtttattaattaatgagaaagataggaggagagaaaaaagcagatatcactctggtacttgtgctgccggggatcgaactcaggaccacatgcttgaggatctagtgccttagcctctgtgctacctcccagaccagagaaaaaaaatttaaaaagagagaaaaataaaaaaagaaagatactgcagtcattctcccaaggtcacacataGGGGCTGGCTTTATAATTCTCTATCCTAGATCtagatttgtcctttttttttttctatcgtcAGCAGCGTGTTTAGACTTGTGTTTTGTTGCTAACCCTGATTAGCCCAACAAACTGACCGAAAAGGCCCATTCGCATATATGCATATCCCTTAGTATCAGAAATTTGGGGCTGAAGAGACTGTTCATCCGGCCGTGCATTGTTTAAGCCTCAGCACCCTGTGGAAGGTGCTATAGCAATGAACAAGTCTTGTTACTGTGCTAGCTCTTGCcctgtttcttcctcttctctctttctttctctctctctctctttctctctctctctacctgaatgaataGACACCCCCGAGTGGCAAAACCATGCCTGTGTGAGGCCCACGAGCactcacgcgcacacacacacacacacaattcaaaGTCAGATATAGATACGGTGTGCATAGATAGTTCTCTAGATAGAGGAAGTAAGCGGTGAACCTTCCCGAATACTGGAACTGGCCCTGTTGGGCACACTTTTATCTTGTTAGTTTGAAAGATgggataaattaataataaaaaaaggacaaaaaaaagtcAACGTTTCTGTAAACCTCTAAGTGGTTTCTGTTGGgggaaattcttttttattttttattatttatttttaattatctttatttattggatagagacagtcagaaatcaagagggtaggggaagttagagagggggagagacagagagacacctgcagccctgcttcaccactcatgaaacgtcctcccctgcaggtggggaccaggggcttgaccctgggaccttgtgcactgaaatgtgtgcacttaacctggtgcaccaccacctggcccccattgggGAAAATTCTCAACTGATGGGAGTACATTTTAGGACAATTTTATGAGTGAGCAGCCAAAACCTAACAGATAGATTTCGGGGTCATCAGGAATAAGATAATGCAGGAGGGGAATCTAGTGCAGAGCTAGACAACTTATCGAGCCCCAAAAATCTGTTCTTTGGAAGAGACCAGTGCAGTGAGCTTCTATGCCCAAGGAAATAGCTTACATGTAGAATACCTGAAACAAAACATCTCAGATAGCATGATTATAAAACCATGGTGTGTCCAGTGCTGCAAATACTCAGTGCAGTTTCAAGCGTGGTGATCTTAGGAAACATTTCTAAAAAGAGCAGTTGAAATAAAATGGCCAGGTGAAGGCATCCCTATAGAAAtcattccagggagtcgggcagtagtgcagcgggttaagcgcatgtggcgcaaagcacaaggtccagcgtaaggatcctggctcgagcccccgcttcccacctgcaggggagtcgcttcacaagcagtgaagcaggtctgcaggtgtctctctttctctccccctctctgtcttcccctcctctctccatttctctctgttctatccagcaacaacgacatcaataacaacaacaaaaataacaaaagggaataaataaataaatatttaaaaaaaagaaattccagtcTTGAAAGACAAAGGTCAAGCGGAAATACTGTCAGGTAATTAAGCCAGAAAGGATCTCAGATTCTGAACTCCAAATATGTAACATTCTTTAAGGTTTTTCAAAAGACTCATTTATCAGGATGAGTGAAGATGAATCTGGGGAACCCCCTACTGCCTAAGTGTAGTGTGGAATAAAAGCATGaatatatttaagaaagtatagcaagaaggctggggagatagcacagtggttctgtaaaagaccttcatgcttgagactctgaagtcccaggttcagtccccagtaccactataagccagagctgagctgggctctggtctctctgtatctttctctctgtagctcttttttgataaatcaataaaaaaaataaatattttaattttaaaaagaaagtatagctgggactggcaaaatagctcacttggataatgcactgctttgctgaGTGTATGATATTGGCcttagcccagcccccaccagatTGAAGGAAAGTTtgcgctgtggtctctctctgtctctatttatttttatttgttatttatttatttattcccttttgttgcccttgttgttttattgttgtagttatcattgttgttattgatgtcatcattgttggataggacagagagaggagggaaagatggggagagaaagacacctgcagacctgcttcacctcttgtgaagcgacttccctgcaggtagggagccgggggcttgaaccgggatcggtactcaggtccttgcgctttgagccacatgcacttaacccactgcgttaccacccaactcccctccccttctgGGATTTTTTAAGGATGAAAGCTACTTAAAATAGTCATGCTTTCTCACAGTTATCCTCAGATGCCCTAGCTGGTAACCAACTAGTGTAGACTTCCTCTTTTACATATACCAACTTCTTTGATTGGCATGAAATTGTGGCAgcatagataaaagaaaaaaagtggtccaggaggtggcgcagtggctaaggcactagattctcaagcatgaggtcctgagtttgatccccggcagcacatgtgccagagtgatatctggttctttctctcctcctacctttctcatgaattaataaataaaatcttttttttttaaagtgcacaACTACGTCATTCTTTCTAGTCCCTTGACagactcccttcttctctctccttccttaggAGTGACTTAGGTCCTGATGTTGGCTATGAAGCTATTGGCCTTGTGGACAGTAGTTTGCCCACAGTTGGTGTTTTTGCAAAAGCCACTGCACAAGACAACCCCAGATCTGCCACAGAGCAGTCAGGTAAGGAAGCCCAACCACTTCTCTTGGAAGAGGGTTGAGAAGCGGCGGTCCAGATTCCTCTGAACAAGGCCTTTCTATATTGGCCAGAGGGAACTGGCCGTGAAAGCCTCTCTTCATGGCACACTTTAAAATAAACCAAACCCCACAGTCCTTACTCCTTAGTGGTCAGAGAGCTGGCAAAATTAGGCATCCTGGTCAAAGCATAGACTC from Erinaceus europaeus chromosome X, mEriEur2.1, whole genome shotgun sequence includes the following:
- the AIFM1 gene encoding apoptosis-inducing factor 1, mitochondrial, giving the protein MVYSPLLFSSSIYFQPPSFYVSAQDLPHIENGGVAVLTGKKVVQLDVRGNMVKLNDGSQITYEKCLIATGGTPRSLSAIDRAGAEVKSRTTLFRKIGDFRTLEKISREVKSITIIGGGFLGSELACALGRKAQVLGTEVIQLFPEKGNMGKVLPEYLSNWTMEKVRREGVKVMPDAIVQSVGVSGGKLLIKLKDGRKVETDHIVTAVGLEPNVELAKTGGLEIDSDFGGFRVNAELQARSNIWVAGDAACFYDIKLGRRRVEHHDHAVVSGRLAGENMTGAAKPYWHQSMFWSDLGPDVGYEAIGLVDSSLPTVGVFAKATAQDNPRSATEQSGTGIRSESETELEASDIAIPPGNPAVPQAPAQGEDYGKGVIFYLRDKVVVGIVLWNIFNRMPIARKIIKDGEQHEDLNEVAKLFNIHED